In Promicromonospora sp. Populi, one genomic interval encodes:
- the typA gene encoding translational GTPase TypA — MPATAPTSARATRSDLRNVAIVAHVDHGKTTLVDAMLRQSGSFGARQHLEDRVMDSGDLEREKGITILAKNTAIRYSGPAAAANGEPGGITINVIDTPGHADFGGEVERGLSMVDGVVLLVDASEGPLPQTRFVLRKALAAKLPVIVVVNKVDRPDARITEVVAETTDLLLGLASDLSDEVEDLDLDAILDVPVVYASAKAGRASTEQPADGGLPDSEDLEPLFATILEKTPAPTYEEDMPLQAHVTNLDASPFLGRLALLRIHNGTLVKGQNVAWARHDGSLQTVKITELLETKALDRVPTDKAGPGEIVAVAGIADIMIGETLTDLDNPRPLPLITVDDPAISMTIGINTAPLAGKGGKGHKVTARQVKDRLDAELVGNVSLKVLPTERPDAWEVQGRGELALAILVEQMRREGFELTVGKPQVVTKQINGKLHEPMERMTIDVPEEYLGAVTQLLAQRKGRMETMTNHGTGWVRMEFMVPARGLIGFRTQFLTDTRGTGIAASIGEGYEPWHGPIESRMTGSLVADRSGKVTPFAMINLQERGSFFVDPTQEVYEGMIVGENSRNEDMDVNITKEKKLTNMRSATADNFENLIPPRKLTLEESLEFAQEDECVEVTPEVVRIRKVLLNATDRARATARAKRN, encoded by the coding sequence GTGCCTGCAACCGCGCCGACCTCGGCCCGTGCGACCCGCTCCGACCTGCGTAACGTCGCGATCGTGGCCCACGTCGACCACGGCAAGACCACGCTCGTGGACGCCATGCTGCGGCAGTCGGGCTCTTTCGGTGCCCGTCAGCACCTCGAGGACCGCGTCATGGACTCGGGCGACCTGGAGCGTGAGAAGGGCATCACGATCCTCGCCAAGAACACCGCCATCCGGTACTCCGGTCCCGCGGCGGCGGCGAACGGCGAGCCCGGCGGCATCACCATCAACGTCATCGACACCCCGGGCCACGCCGACTTCGGCGGCGAGGTCGAGCGCGGCCTGTCGATGGTCGACGGCGTCGTGCTGCTGGTCGACGCGTCGGAGGGCCCGCTGCCCCAGACGCGCTTCGTGCTGCGCAAGGCCCTGGCCGCGAAGCTTCCGGTCATCGTCGTCGTGAACAAGGTCGACCGTCCGGACGCGCGCATCACCGAGGTCGTCGCCGAGACCACGGACCTGCTGCTCGGCCTCGCGAGCGACCTGTCGGACGAGGTCGAGGACCTTGACCTGGACGCCATCCTCGACGTCCCCGTCGTGTACGCGTCGGCGAAGGCCGGCCGCGCCTCCACGGAGCAGCCCGCCGACGGTGGCCTGCCCGACAGCGAGGACCTCGAGCCGCTGTTCGCGACCATCCTCGAGAAGACCCCCGCCCCGACGTACGAGGAGGACATGCCGCTGCAGGCGCACGTCACCAACCTCGACGCATCGCCGTTCCTCGGCCGGCTCGCCCTGCTGCGCATCCACAACGGCACCCTGGTCAAGGGCCAGAACGTCGCCTGGGCCCGGCACGACGGCTCGCTGCAGACGGTGAAGATCACCGAGCTGCTGGAGACCAAGGCACTCGACCGCGTGCCGACCGACAAGGCCGGCCCCGGCGAGATCGTCGCCGTCGCGGGTATCGCGGACATCATGATCGGCGAGACCCTCACCGACCTCGACAACCCGCGCCCCCTGCCGCTCATCACGGTCGACGACCCGGCCATCTCGATGACCATCGGCATCAACACCGCGCCGCTCGCGGGCAAGGGCGGCAAGGGCCACAAGGTCACCGCCCGCCAGGTGAAGGACCGCCTCGACGCCGAGCTCGTCGGCAACGTGTCGCTCAAGGTGCTCCCGACCGAGCGTCCCGACGCGTGGGAGGTGCAGGGCCGCGGTGAGCTGGCGCTGGCCATCCTCGTCGAGCAGATGCGCCGCGAGGGCTTCGAGCTGACCGTCGGCAAGCCCCAGGTCGTCACCAAGCAGATCAACGGCAAGCTGCACGAGCCGATGGAGCGCATGACCATCGACGTGCCCGAGGAGTACCTCGGCGCCGTCACGCAGCTCCTCGCGCAGCGCAAGGGCCGCATGGAGACCATGACGAACCACGGCACCGGCTGGGTCCGCATGGAGTTCATGGTTCCCGCGCGCGGGCTCATCGGCTTCCGCACGCAGTTCCTCACGGACACCCGCGGCACCGGTATCGCGGCTTCGATCGGTGAGGGCTACGAGCCGTGGCACGGCCCGATCGAGTCGCGCATGACGGGCTCGCTCGTCGCGGACCGATCCGGCAAGGTCACGCCGTTCGCCATGATCAACCTCCAGGAGCGCGGCTCCTTCTTCGTGGACCCCACGCAGGAGGTGTACGAGGGCATGATCGTCGGCGAGAACTCGCGGAACGAAGACATGGACGTCAACATCACCAAGGAAAAGAAGCTGACGAACATGCGGTCCGCCACCGCCGACAACTTCGAGAACCTGATCCCGCCGCGCAAGCTCACGCTCGAGGAGTCGCTGGAGTTCGCGCAGGAGGACGAGTGCGTCGAGGTGACCCCCGAGGTCGTCCGCATCCGCAAGGTGCTGCTGAACGCGACGGACCGCGCCCGAGCGACGGCGCGCGCCAAGCGCAACTGA
- a CDS encoding PIG-L family deacetylase encodes MTTRPPNEHPALSAFGGLLAVHAHPDDETLSTGALIASFAAAGRPVYVVTCTRGERGEVLALPGTTSERRAGLEGDGPALGAYRETELAAALERLARAGAGDTDRPASAGTIEHTFLDTLPLSAAQVAGVTHGSDAAGTDAAGSDAAGEVRYEDSGMAWVAPGVAGPAPDAPPTAFARVSLEESAARLAVLVRARRPAVVATYEPGGGYGHPDHVRAHEVTVRALQLAADPAWRPDGARRAAAEGRAAVVGPGEEPWAGAELWQAVASASDLREARAMLAALPEARALAAAEGLTFADPDGDLPPFAKENLEAAGLRVVRVDVGPVLDRVTAALRAHATQVQHTTALTRPEGLVAGWYALSNGVLSPILTSETYLAADPG; translated from the coding sequence ATGACTACCCGTCCTCCGAACGAGCATCCAGCACTCAGTGCGTTCGGGGGGTTGCTGGCCGTGCACGCGCATCCCGACGACGAGACGCTGTCGACCGGCGCTCTGATCGCCTCGTTCGCCGCGGCCGGTCGGCCCGTGTACGTGGTCACGTGCACGCGCGGGGAGCGCGGCGAGGTCCTCGCCCTTCCCGGTACGACGTCGGAGCGGCGGGCCGGCCTCGAGGGCGACGGTCCCGCGCTGGGCGCCTACCGGGAAACCGAGCTGGCGGCCGCTCTGGAGCGGTTGGCAAGGGCCGGCGCTGGCGACACCGATCGCCCGGCCTCGGCTGGGACGATCGAGCACACGTTCCTGGACACCCTCCCGCTGTCAGCTGCACAGGTCGCCGGGGTGACCCACGGGTCTGACGCGGCCGGCACTGACGCGGCGGGCTCTGATGCGGCGGGTGAGGTGCGGTACGAGGACTCCGGGATGGCCTGGGTGGCGCCCGGCGTCGCCGGCCCCGCCCCGGACGCGCCGCCGACCGCATTCGCGCGGGTGTCGCTCGAAGAGTCGGCGGCCCGGCTCGCGGTGCTGGTCCGCGCGCGGCGCCCCGCCGTCGTCGCGACCTATGAGCCTGGTGGAGGTTACGGACATCCCGACCACGTGCGTGCACACGAGGTGACGGTCCGTGCGCTGCAGCTCGCGGCCGACCCGGCCTGGCGGCCCGACGGCGCCCGCCGGGCAGCCGCGGAAGGGCGCGCCGCCGTCGTCGGGCCGGGGGAGGAGCCGTGGGCCGGGGCCGAGCTCTGGCAGGCAGTCGCGTCGGCGTCGGACCTGCGCGAGGCGCGCGCGATGCTCGCCGCCCTGCCCGAGGCGCGGGCGTTGGCCGCCGCCGAGGGCCTCACGTTCGCGGACCCCGACGGAGACCTGCCGCCGTTCGCCAAGGAGAACTTGGAGGCAGCGGGCCTGCGGGTCGTAAGGGTCGACGTCGGACCGGTGCTGGACCGGGTGACCGCCGCCCTGCGGGCCCACGCCACACAGGTCCAGCACACGACGGCGCTGACGCGACCCGAGGGCCTGGTCGCGGGCTGGTACGCCCTCTCGAACGGCGTCCTGTCCCCGATCCTGACCAGTGAGACCTACTTGGCCGCGGACCCCGGCTAG
- a CDS encoding dipeptide ABC transporter ATP-binding protein: MTTTISLTDGTTEDAPVPAEQRDDSTPLLEIRDLQISFTTATGKVDAVRGVDLTIYPGQSVAIVGESGSGKSTTAHAIIDLLPGTGRVTGGSISFGGRELVGLKRKQVEDLRGREIGLVPQDPMSNLNPVWRIGTQIDEALVANGFQGSRAERTARVAELLGEAGLPDAARRARQFPHEFSGGMRQRALIAIGLASRPKLLIADEPTSALDVTVQKKILDHLEGLTAELGTAVLFITHDLGLAAERAEHLVVMYKGKVVESGPAAQILKDPQHEYTKRLVASAPSLASRRIQSAHERGQEADDLLAEHADEEETTAPDVVVAKDLTKVFRIRGSRPGSHTDFTAVDSVDFVLPKGRTLALVGESGSGKSTAANMVLGLLEPTSGSVLFGGKDITKMTAREQFALRRRVQPVFQNPYGSLDPVFSVFRSIEEPLALHRVGDRKSREARVRELLDMVSLPQATMRRFPNELSGGQRQRIAIARALALKPEVLVLDEAVSALDVLVQAQILTLLNDLQAELGLSYLFITHDLAVVRQIADLVAVMKDGSIVEHAPTDEVFDNPQQEYTRDLLAAIPGASLEIAG; this comes from the coding sequence ATGACCACCACTATCAGCCTCACCGACGGGACCACCGAGGACGCCCCGGTGCCCGCCGAGCAGCGGGACGACAGCACCCCGCTGCTCGAGATCCGCGACCTGCAGATCTCCTTCACCACTGCGACCGGCAAGGTCGACGCCGTGCGCGGTGTGGACCTCACGATCTACCCGGGTCAGTCCGTGGCGATCGTGGGTGAGTCGGGCTCCGGCAAGTCGACGACCGCGCACGCGATCATCGACCTGCTGCCGGGCACCGGCAGGGTGACCGGCGGGTCCATCTCGTTCGGCGGGCGCGAGCTCGTCGGCCTGAAGCGCAAGCAGGTCGAGGACCTGCGCGGGCGCGAGATCGGCCTGGTACCCCAGGACCCGATGTCGAACCTGAACCCCGTGTGGCGCATCGGCACGCAGATCGACGAGGCGCTGGTCGCCAACGGCTTCCAGGGCAGCAGGGCGGAGCGCACCGCGCGCGTCGCCGAGCTGCTGGGTGAGGCCGGCCTGCCCGATGCCGCCCGGCGCGCCCGCCAGTTCCCGCACGAGTTCTCGGGCGGCATGCGCCAGCGCGCGCTGATCGCGATCGGCCTGGCCTCCCGGCCCAAGCTGCTCATCGCGGACGAGCCGACCTCCGCCCTCGACGTGACTGTCCAGAAGAAGATCCTGGACCACCTGGAGGGCCTGACCGCGGAGCTCGGCACGGCGGTCCTGTTCATCACGCACGACCTGGGCCTGGCCGCCGAGCGCGCCGAGCACCTCGTGGTGATGTACAAGGGCAAGGTCGTGGAGTCCGGCCCGGCGGCACAGATCCTCAAGGACCCGCAGCACGAGTACACCAAGCGGCTCGTGGCCTCGGCGCCCTCCCTGGCGTCGCGGCGCATCCAGTCCGCGCACGAGCGCGGCCAGGAGGCCGACGACCTGCTCGCCGAGCACGCGGACGAGGAGGAGACCACCGCGCCCGACGTCGTCGTGGCGAAGGACCTGACCAAGGTGTTCCGCATCCGCGGTTCCCGGCCGGGTTCGCACACCGACTTCACGGCGGTGGACAGCGTCGACTTCGTGCTGCCCAAGGGCCGCACGCTCGCGCTGGTGGGCGAGTCCGGCTCGGGTAAGTCCACGGCGGCCAACATGGTGCTGGGACTGCTCGAGCCGACGTCGGGCAGCGTCCTGTTCGGCGGCAAGGACATCACCAAGATGACCGCGAGGGAGCAGTTCGCGCTGCGCCGTCGGGTGCAGCCTGTGTTCCAGAACCCCTACGGCTCGCTGGACCCGGTGTTCTCGGTCTTCCGCTCGATCGAGGAGCCGCTCGCCCTGCACCGGGTGGGCGACCGGAAGTCCCGCGAGGCGCGGGTCCGCGAGCTGCTCGACATGGTCTCGCTGCCGCAGGCGACCATGCGCCGGTTCCCGAACGAGCTCTCAGGTGGCCAGCGGCAGCGCATCGCCATCGCGCGTGCGCTGGCGCTCAAGCCAGAGGTGCTTGTGCTCGACGAGGCCGTCTCGGCGCTCGACGTGCTGGTCCAGGCGCAGATCCTGACGCTGCTCAACGACCTGCAGGCCGAGCTGGGGCTGTCCTACCTGTTCATCACGCACGACCTGGCAGTGGTGCGGCAGATCGCCGACCTGGTGGCCGTGATGAAGGACGGCAGCATCGTGGAGCACGCACCGACCGACGAGGTGTTCGACAACCCGCAGCAGGAGTACACGCGGGACCTGTTGGCGGCCATCCCGGGCGCGAGCCTGGAGATCGCCGGCTGA
- a CDS encoding VanW family protein — protein sequence MTPPEQSEAPEAPRPPVVPPAAPPAAAAPVVPAGTGSDPQGTGADAEAPVATPSSPEAPVERVTPSAPVVPTVPVVPNVPVTPVTPVTPVTPVEQVAPREPVTPSPLAEPSTDIPDPVAVLQTVVEKLATPPAKAAVAPRSGYTPRVFAFDRPPKSVPGASSTENQGAQSLDTTRPGTTPAASTAGQAPDVSDPSKTSSDVSPDAADPSKTPDKTADAAPVEPVTSTPAAPSSDVGAPAAAAFGAAALGATAVGATAAAAGAAAAPAADPVAVPGPKTAPAGTTPGSTAPQTVPDPVTPEKSPVEAAAPASAAQTAANGPAATGAAAAGAAAGTAGAVAAAAAAASGAAGAAVPTPASAPPSVPPRTSGTPLGAVPPTQGAVAPAPGTVPPPSSGQVPFLKPLTGAIQRVSRPLAGTRWAPVRTEAPPLGAAPVDPSDPNAPQGPAGPGGPNAGDRDGFFGLAGDGAPSRGPRIALLTVLGAVVLFAIYALVAWLLSDTAPRDTTVAGVNVGGMTQTDAASALTEQLAPRINEPIELTAGEGTAQLSPEASGLAIDAEATAAELTGFSLSPLRMWEQMFGGSEGELVLAVDNQKFEPAVASLEESLAVAPVDGTVAFVDGQAVKTDAEDGSRIEVSETARIIRERWLSETGPFDLPVEPVQPVITQQETDETFAVAQTVVSAPVTVSVGGQTPVLEPEVLAGLFRFEPRDAELVTIVDGEATVAAIVDGTTDLLEVPSDAHFEFAGGRPTVVGGETGTTLDVEQTGKAVQIAATSEDRETSVELVEQDPQETVESLEALGVQEIVSEFSTPLTNEPVRTQNLQRGAEMVTGSLIKPGETFSLLEALAPITLENGYQDAGVIENGEHVEAVGGGLSQMATTSFNASFFAGFVDVEHHAHSFWFTRYPPGREATIYVGAKDMRFTNDTPYGAVMQAFISGGELTVRIWSTSYYTVEESTSPRTNVVPTTVIHDSSADCVPYPGGEDGFSVSISRQVLRNGEVVKENSFNHTYNPDNPVVCD from the coding sequence GTGACCCCTCCGGAGCAGTCCGAGGCCCCAGAGGCCCCGCGTCCGCCCGTCGTGCCGCCTGCGGCACCGCCGGCTGCAGCAGCGCCCGTCGTGCCGGCCGGGACCGGGAGCGACCCGCAGGGCACTGGAGCCGACGCCGAGGCGCCGGTCGCGACGCCGAGTTCGCCGGAGGCGCCGGTCGAGCGGGTGACGCCGAGCGCTCCGGTGGTGCCGACCGTGCCGGTGGTGCCGAATGTGCCGGTGACGCCGGTGACGCCGGTGACGCCGGTGACGCCGGTCGAGCAGGTGGCACCGCGTGAGCCAGTGACCCCGAGCCCACTCGCGGAGCCGAGCACGGACATCCCCGACCCGGTGGCCGTGCTGCAGACCGTCGTCGAGAAGCTCGCGACCCCGCCGGCGAAGGCCGCCGTGGCGCCCAGGAGTGGCTACACCCCGCGCGTCTTCGCGTTCGACCGCCCGCCCAAGTCAGTCCCGGGCGCGAGCAGCACCGAGAACCAGGGCGCACAGTCGCTGGACACTACGCGCCCCGGCACGACACCGGCCGCCTCAACGGCAGGACAGGCCCCAGACGTGTCAGACCCGAGCAAGACCTCCTCGGACGTATCTCCGGACGCTGCAGACCCGAGCAAGACCCCCGACAAGACGGCGGACGCGGCTCCCGTCGAGCCGGTGACGTCAACCCCGGCCGCGCCGTCGTCCGACGTCGGAGCTCCGGCGGCGGCAGCGTTCGGCGCTGCAGCGCTCGGAGCGACGGCAGTCGGAGCGACAGCGGCCGCAGCGGGCGCCGCGGCGGCCCCGGCGGCCGATCCGGTCGCTGTCCCCGGGCCGAAGACGGCCCCGGCCGGCACCACGCCGGGATCGACCGCTCCGCAGACCGTGCCGGACCCGGTGACGCCGGAGAAGTCCCCGGTGGAGGCGGCGGCACCCGCGTCCGCGGCCCAGACGGCCGCGAATGGCCCGGCCGCGACCGGCGCAGCTGCGGCTGGAGCCGCAGCTGGGACTGCAGGGGCAGTCGCGGCCGCCGCCGCAGCCGCGTCGGGCGCTGCAGGCGCAGCCGTCCCGACGCCGGCGTCCGCTCCGCCTTCCGTACCGCCGCGCACGTCGGGCACGCCGTTGGGCGCGGTCCCGCCGACTCAGGGCGCAGTCGCTCCCGCCCCGGGCACGGTGCCGCCGCCGAGCTCCGGCCAGGTTCCGTTCCTCAAGCCGCTGACCGGTGCGATCCAGCGCGTCTCGCGCCCGCTGGCCGGCACCCGCTGGGCGCCGGTGCGTACCGAGGCGCCGCCGCTGGGCGCCGCCCCCGTGGACCCCAGCGACCCGAACGCTCCCCAGGGCCCCGCCGGCCCGGGCGGCCCGAACGCGGGCGACCGGGACGGCTTCTTCGGCCTCGCCGGCGACGGCGCCCCGAGCCGGGGTCCCAGGATCGCGCTGCTCACGGTGCTGGGCGCCGTCGTGCTGTTCGCGATCTACGCCCTGGTGGCGTGGCTCCTGAGCGACACGGCACCGCGTGACACCACGGTGGCGGGCGTCAACGTGGGCGGAATGACGCAGACCGACGCGGCGTCGGCGCTCACGGAGCAGCTCGCCCCGCGGATCAACGAGCCCATCGAGCTCACCGCAGGCGAGGGCACGGCCCAGCTGTCCCCGGAAGCCAGCGGCCTCGCGATCGACGCCGAGGCGACGGCCGCGGAGCTCACCGGGTTCTCGCTCAGCCCGCTGCGGATGTGGGAGCAGATGTTCGGCGGCTCCGAGGGGGAGCTGGTACTGGCCGTCGACAACCAGAAGTTCGAGCCCGCGGTCGCGAGTCTCGAGGAATCGCTCGCGGTGGCCCCCGTGGACGGCACCGTCGCGTTCGTCGACGGGCAGGCGGTCAAGACGGACGCGGAGGACGGCTCGCGGATCGAGGTGAGCGAGACGGCGCGCATCATCCGGGAGCGCTGGCTCAGCGAGACCGGCCCGTTCGACCTGCCGGTCGAGCCGGTGCAGCCGGTCATCACGCAGCAGGAGACCGACGAGACCTTCGCCGTGGCACAGACGGTCGTCTCGGCACCGGTCACGGTGTCCGTGGGCGGTCAGACGCCGGTGCTGGAGCCCGAGGTGCTGGCGGGCCTGTTCCGGTTCGAGCCGCGTGACGCCGAGCTGGTCACGATCGTGGACGGGGAGGCGACCGTCGCGGCCATCGTCGACGGCACTACCGACCTGCTGGAGGTCCCGTCCGACGCGCACTTCGAGTTCGCCGGCGGCCGGCCCACGGTCGTGGGGGGCGAGACCGGCACGACGCTCGACGTCGAACAGACGGGCAAGGCCGTGCAGATCGCCGCGACGAGCGAAGATCGTGAGACGTCGGTCGAGCTGGTCGAGCAGGACCCGCAGGAGACCGTCGAGTCGCTGGAGGCGCTGGGCGTCCAGGAGATCGTCTCCGAGTTCAGCACGCCGCTGACGAACGAGCCGGTGCGCACCCAGAACCTGCAGCGCGGCGCGGAGATGGTCACGGGCAGCCTCATCAAGCCGGGCGAGACGTTCTCCCTGCTGGAGGCGCTCGCACCGATCACGCTCGAGAACGGCTACCAGGACGCCGGCGTCATCGAGAACGGCGAGCACGTCGAGGCGGTGGGCGGCGGCCTCTCGCAGATGGCCACCACCTCGTTCAACGCGAGCTTCTTCGCCGGGTTCGTGGACGTCGAGCACCACGCGCACTCCTTCTGGTTCACTCGCTACCCGCCGGGGCGCGAGGCCACGATCTACGTGGGCGCCAAGGACATGCGGTTCACCAACGACACCCCGTACGGCGCGGTCATGCAGGCCTTCATCTCGGGCGGCGAGCTCACGGTCCGCATCTGGAGCACGAGCTACTACACGGTGGAGGAGAGCACCAGCCCGAGGACCAACGTCGTGCCGACGACCGTGATCCACGACTCCTCGGCGGACTGCGTGCCGTACCCCGGCGGCGAGGACGGTTTCAGCGTCAGCATCTCCCGCCAGGTCCTCCGCAACGGCGAGGTCGTCAAGGAGAACTCCTTCAACCACACCTACAACCCGGACAATCCGGTCGTGTGTGACTAG